Within the Pseudomonas fulva genome, the region TCATGGCCCCGGCCATGCGCGGCAAGGTCAAGCCGGTCATCGAGCTGATGGAAGCGTTGCCGACGGTGATCCTCGGCTTCTTCGCCGGCCTGTTCCTGGCGCCCTATGTCGAGGGACACCTGCCCGGGATATTCAGCCTGCTGATCTTCACCCCGATCGGCATCCTGCTGGCGGGCTTCCTCTGGAGCCGCCTGCCGGAGTCCATTCGCCTGCGCGTGCCGGATGGCTGGGAAGCCGCCCTGCTGATTCCGGTGATCCTGCTGGTCGGCTCGTTCTCCCTGAGCATGAGCGGGCACCTGGAAAACTGGCTGTTCGACGGCAACATGCGCGCCTGGCTGACCAATGACCTGGGCATTCCCTTCGACCAGCGCAACGCCCTGGTGGTCGGCCTGGCCATGGGCTTCGCGGTGATCCCGAACATCTACTCGATCGCCGAGGACGCGGTGTTCAGCGTGCCCAAGAGCCTGACCTTCGGGTCCCTGGCGCTGGGGGCCACCCCCTGGCAGACCCTCACCCGCGTGGTGATCCTGACCGCCAGCCCGGGCATCTTCTCGGCACTGATGATCGGCATGGGCCGTGCTGTCGGCGAGACCATGATCGTACTGATGGCCACCGGCAACACGCCGATCATGGACATGAACATCTTCCAGGGCCTGCGCACCCTGGCGGCCAACGTGGCAGTGGAAATGCCCGAGTCGGAGGTCGGCGGTACCCACTATCGCGTGCTGTTCCTCTCCGCGCTGGTGCTGCTGACCTTCACCTTCGTCATGAACACCCTGGCCGAGCTGGTGCGTCAGCGCCTGCGCGTCAAATACGCATCGCTCTGAGGACTGCAAGACCATGTCCGTGAAACAGAACAACCTCAAATCCTGGTTCAAGAGCGGCTCGCCGTGGATCTGGATGAATGCCGGTGCGGTATCCATCGCCATCGTCATGGTCATTGGCCTGCTGGCGGTGATCGCCGTACGCGGCCTGGCGCATTTCTGGCCGGCCGATATCGTCGAGGGCAACTACCTGATACCCGGCCAGGCCGCCACGGTGATGGCCGGTGAAGTGGTGCAGAAGGAAGAGATTCCACGCGCCCGGCTGGCCTCCGCCGGCCTGCCGGTGAACGTCGACGGTGGCGAGTTCATGACCCGTGAACTGCTCAAGGTGGGTAACCGTGACTTCTATGGCGCGGACTTCTCCTGGGTGGTCGGCGAATGGCTGACCGATCTGCGCAAGCCCAGGGACATGACCGCCTTCGAGCGGCGCGAGTGGGGCAACTTCTACGGCTATGTGGTCAACGTCAAGGAAGAGGGTCGCCTGGTCGCCGAAGGCGAGGCCGCCTGGCCGGAGCTGCAGAAGCGTCTGGAGCGTGTCGAAAAGCTGCACGGCGAAATCGTCAAGCTGGAGAAGCGCGACATCGGCCGCATCAACGCCGGTCTCGAGCGGGTCCGCCTGCAGACCCGCCGGCTGGAACTCGACGGTAACCTGACCGAGGCCGCGCAAGCCGATCTGGCCGCCGAGCGCGCCCGCTGGGATGCCGAATACAAGGTGCTGGAGCAGGAACTCAACGCCCGCCACCAGCAGTTCAACCGCGACAGCGTGACCGTGCGCTCGGCCGAAGGTCGCGAGCAGGAAATCAGCCTCGGCAAGGTTGTGCGGGCCTATCGCCCCAACGCCATGACCACGCTGGACAAGCTCGGCTTCTACGGCAGCAAGCTGTGGGAGTTCGTCAGCGACGACCCGCGCGAGGCGAACACCGAGGGCGGGATCTTCCCGGCGATCTTCGGCACCATCATGATGACCCTGATCATGGCGGTGATCGTCACGCCGTTCGGGGTGGTTGCCGCCATCTACCTGCGTGAATACGCCAAGCAGGGTCCGTTGACCCGGGTGATCCGCATCGCGGTGAACAACCTGGCCGGTGTGCCGGCGATCGTCTACGGCGTATTCGGCCTGGGCTTCTTCGTCTATGTACTGGGTGGCTCGATCGACCGCCTGTTCTTCCCGGAAGCCGCGCCGGCGCCGACCTTCGGCACCCCCGGCCTGCTGTGGGCCTCGCTGACCCTGGCGCTGCTCGCGGTGCCGGTGGTGATCGTCGCCACCGAGGAAGGTCTGTCGCGTATCCCACGGGCTTTGCGTGAGGGCTCCCTGGCCCTGGGCGCGACCAAGGTGGAAACCTTGTGGCGCGTGGTGTTGCCGATGGCCAGCCCGGCGATGATGACCGGCCTGATCCTCGCCGTGGCCCGGGCCGCCGGTGAAGTCGCGCCGCTGATGCTGGTGGGCGTGGTCAAGCTGGCGCCGAGCCTGCCGGTGGATGGCAACTACCCTTATCTGCACCTCGACCAGAAGATCATGCACCTGGGCTTCCATATTTTCGACGTCGGCTTCCAGAGTCCCAACGTCGAAGCGGCGCGCCCGCTGGTCTACGCTACAGCGTTGCTGCTGGTCCTGGTCATCGCGATTCTCAACCTGACGGCCATCTACCTGCGCAACCGCCTGCGCGAGAAATACAAGGCCCTGGATCATTAAATCCGAGCCGCAAGCCTCGAGCCGCAAGCTTCCTGCAGAAGCGTGGCGAACGGGCTTGCAGCTTGTAGCTTGCAGCTTGCCGCTGCGAACGGAGTGAGCACTATGCAACACGAAACCGCTACCCACGGCATCGATCTCGCGGCACTGGGCCGAGACAAGCAGAGCCTGGACCTGACCAAGGAAACCACGGCCATCGAAGTGCCGGGCCTGAACCTGTTCTATGGCGACAAGCAGGCGCTGTACGACGTCAAGATGAACATTCCCAAGCAGCGCGTGACCGCCTTCATCGGACCAAGCGGTTGCGGCAAGTCGACCCTGCTGCGCACCTTCAACCGGATGAACGACCTGGTCGACGGTTGCCGCGTGGAAGGCGAGATCAACATCGACGGCCGCAACATCTACCGCAAGGGCGAGGACGTCGCCGAGCTGCGTCGCCGCGTCGGCATGGTGTTCCAGAAACCCAACCCGTTCCCCAAGAGCATCTACGAGAACGTGGTGTACGGCCTGCGCATCCAGGGCATCAACCAGAAGCGCGTCCTCGACGAGGCCGTCGAATGGGGCCTGAAGAGCGCCGCCCTGTGGGACGAAGTGAAGGACCGTCTGCATGACTCGGCCCTCGGGCTGTCCGGCGGTCAGCAACAGCGTCTGGTGATCGCCCGTACCGTGGCGGTGCAGCCCGAAGTGCTGCTGCTCGACGAACCGTGCTCGGCCCTCGACCCGATCTCCACGCTGAAGGTCGAAGAGCTGATCTACGAATTGAAATCCAAGTACACCATCGTCATCGTCACCCACAATATGCAGCAGGCCGCGCGGGTGTCCGATTACACGGCGTTCATGTACATGGGCAAACTGATCGAGTTCGGTGACACCGACGCGCTGTTCACCAACCCGGCCAAGAAGCAGACCGAAGACTACATCACCGGCCGCTACGGCTAACGGCAGCCGCAATGCTCAAGCGGCACCCTAACGGCAGCCTAGTATGATGACTCACTGGCTTGAAGCTTATGGCTTGAGGCATGCAGCTTTCGCGGAGCGAACCCGATGATCAACAAAGACAGCCTGACCCACCACATTTCCCAGCAGTTCAACGCCGAACTGGAGGAAGTACGCAGCCACCTTCTGGCCATGGGCGGCCTGGTCGAGAAGCAGGTCAACGACGCGGTCACCTCGCTGATCGAAGCCGACTCCGGCCTGGCCCAGCAGGTGCGCGAGATTGATGACCAGATCAACCAGATGGAGCGCAACATCGACGAAGAATGCGTGCGCATTCTCGCCCGTCGCCAGCCGGCCGCCTCGGACCTGCGCTTGATCATCAGCATCTCCAAGTCGGTGATCGACCTGGAGCGCATCGGTGACGAAGCCACCAAGATCGCCAAGCGCGCCATTCTGCTCACCGAAGAAGGTGAGTCGCCACGCGGTTACGTCGAGGTTCGCCACATTGGCGACCAGGTGCGCAGGATGGTCCAGGAAGCCCTGGACGCCTTCGCCCGGTTCGACGCCGACCTGGCGCTGTCGGTCGCCCAGTACGACAAGACCGTCGACCGCGAGTACAAGACCGCCCTGCGCGAGCTGGTCACCTACATGATGGAAGACCCGCGCTCGATCTCCCGCGTGCTCAACGTGATCTGGGCGCTGCGCTCCCTGGAGCGGATCGGCGACCACGCGCGCAACATCGCCGAACTGGTGATCTACCTGGTGCGCGGTACCGACGTCAAACACATCGGCCTGACCCGCATGCAGGAAGAAGTGCAGGGCGGCGCCAAGCAGTGAAGGGCGGCCCGGCGGGTGCATCCCTGCGCAGCGATTGCGCTGGCTGTGTGCGCTCGCCCAGGGATGTGCTTTAGTGTTGGCAATGAGCCAGTGCACACGTCTATGCTAATGGCCATTCGAGGGAGTGGTCGATGAGCAAAGTCAGTGTACTGGTGGTGGACGACGCCACCTTTATCCGCGATCTGGTGAAGAAGGGGCTGCGTGACAACCTGCCCGGTATCCAGATCGAGGAAGCGGTCAACGGGCGCAAGGCCCAGCAGATTCTCGGCCGCAATCCGATCGATCTGATTCTCTGTGACTGGGAAATGCCGGAAATGTCCGGCCTCGAGCTGCTGCAATGGTGCCGCGAGCAGGAATCGCTGAAAGGCGTGCCCTTCATCATGGTCACCAGCCGCGGCGACAAGGAAAACGTGGTGCAGGCCATCCAGGCCGGCGTCTCCGATTTCATCGGCAAGCCGTTTTCCAACGAGCAACTGATCACCAAGGTCAAGAAAGCCCTGCAGCGCGCCGGCAAGCTGGCCGCGCTGATGTCGGCCGCACCGCCGAAGATGCTCAGCACCGGTGCCTTTGCCAACGACTCGCTGGCCGCGCTGACGGGTGGCAAGAGCGAGGTGGTGCGGCCTGCTGCGCCCACGCCGGCGGCAGCCTTTGCGCCGAGTCCTGCAGCTGCGCCTGCCAAGGCTGCCGCAGTGCCGGCCGGGCGCGGCCAGGGGCAATTGCGTCTGCCGGGCGGCATGATGGCCTGCGTGGTCAAGGCGCTGAGCCTCAAGGAGGCGCTGCTGGTGGTCAAGCGTGGCGAGTTGTTGCCGCAGGTGCTGGAGAGTGCGGTGCTCGACCTCGAGCAGGGCGAAGCCTCGGAGGTGGCGCGGCTCAATGGCTACCTGCACAGCGTTGCCGCCTTCGAGCCCAAGCCGGACAGCGAATGGCTGCAGGTGGTGTTTCGCTTCGTCGACCGCGACCCGCAGAAGATGGACTACCTGTCCCGCCTGATTGCCCGTGGTACCGCCCAGAAACACTTCTCGCCGGGCGCCTGATCAGGCCGCCAGCCAACCGCCGAGCGGCCATCGGGCACGCTCGGCTCTCGCTCAGGCCACTTCGTTGAGGTGGCGTTGCCAGGCATCCGGGATTCGCTCCAGCCGTGGATAGTTGATGGCGTCGAGCTGCTGTGCCTGCAGCAGGAACGGCGTGTGGCGCTGGTGCTTCGGCAGCTGGCGCAGTTCCGGTAGCCACAAGCTCACGTATTCGCCCTTGGGATCGTACTGGCGCGCCTGCTTGAGGGCATTGAAGGTGCGTTTGAGGCGTGGGTCGCTACCGACCCCGGCCAGGTACGCCCAGTTGCCCCAGTTGCTCGCCGGGTCGTAGTCGATCAGGTGCTCCTCGAACCAGGCCGCGCCGTGGCGCCAGTCCTGCTGCAGATCGCTGACCAGGTAGCTGGCCACCACCTGACGGCCGCGGTTGGACATATAGCCGGTGGCGATCAGCTCGCGCATGTTGGCATCCACCAGCGGCATGCCGGTACGGCCCTGGGTCCAGTGCTCGAAACGCTCGTCGATCTGCTGCGGCGCCCGCTCGGTGGCCTTCAGCCCCCCGGCCTCGAACAGCGCCTGGCCATAACGCTGCAGGGTGCAGCGGAAGAACTCACGCCACAGCAGCTCCAGCCACAGCCAATAGGTCGATTCGTTGGCGCCGTACAGCGACTCATGGCGCCGCAACTCGGCCGCGGTGCGGCGTGGCGACAGCGAGCCATTAGCCAGCCAGGGCGAGAACTTGGAGGAGTACTCGCTGCCGATCATGCCATTGCGGGTGTCCTTGTAGGTACGCACGTTCTGGCTGTCCCACAGGTAATCGCGCAGGCGCGCCAGGGCGGCGGTTTCGCCACCGGAGAAGGGGAAGGCACTGGGCACCACGCTCAGGGCATCGCCCAGGCCCAGTTGCGACTGGGTGGGCAGGGCGTAGGCGTGGGTGTCCAGGCCTTCCGGCAATGGGGGTAGCTGGTCGGGGGCCGCTTGCGGCTGGAACACGTACTGGCGCGCGTCGATCAGTGCGCGGAACTGGCTGTAGACCTGGGGCAACTGATCGAGCGGGCAGGGCAGCTCCGCTTCGCTGAACAGGCCATTGCCCTGGGCGGTGCGCAGCGGCACGCTGCCCAGGCTGTCACGCACGCGGGCGAGAACCGCACGTTCCTGCGGAGCGATTTCATCGAGGGTCAGCACCTGCCGGATGTCGAACTGACCGACCAGTTGGGTGATCACCTCTTCCGGCTTGCCGGTGGCCACCAGCAGCTTGGAGCCACGCTGGCGCAGCGCGCTATCGAGGGCGGTCAGACTTTCCAGCAGGAAGCGTGCGCGATGCACGCCGATGCGCCGGCTGCCGAATTGGTCGAATTGCAGCAATGCCGGGTCGAGCACATAGAGCGGCAGCAGACAATTGGACGCGAGTGCGGCCTGCAGGGCGGGGTGATCATCGAGGCGAAGATCCTGTTTGAACCAGAGCAGCGCGCGCATGGCATGTTCCCTCATGGTGGACTGCCTGTAGATCGTGCAGAGGTATGACAAGTTCAGCGCCGTCCGGCGGTGACCGATGGCTTTCAAGGACGGGGCGAGGGCGCATTGCTGACTGACGCGAAAGGCTGCAGCCACTAGACTACGCGGCTGTTTTCAGGAGCCCCTTGCAATGGATATCTTCAGCATCGCCGTGTTGCTGTTTCTGGTCACCGACCCGTTCGGCAACATCGCCATCTTTATCGCCGCCTTGAAGAACGTGGCGCCGGAGCGCCGCCTGTGGGTGGCCGCGCGCGAACTGCTGTTCGCCCTGGCGTTGCTGCTGCTGTTCCTTACCTTTGGTGACAAAGTGCTCAGCGCACTGGGCCTGTCGCGGGAGGCAACGGCGATTGCCGGCGGTATCATCCTGTTCGTCATCGCCATGCGCTTGATCTTCCCCAGTCCCCAGGGCGTACTGGGCGACGTGCCGGACGGCGAGCCGATGCTGGTGCCGCTGGCCACCCCGGCGGTTGCCGGCCCCTCGGCCCTGGCGGTACTGATGACCTTGCGCAATACCCACGAGGGCGCGCTCTGGGAGCTTTACCTGGCACTGATCATGGCCTGGGCCGCGACCGCATTCATCCTGTTGCAGGCGTCTTTCCTGCAGCGGTTCCTCGGCCCTCGCGGGCTGACCGCAGTGGAGCGACTGATGGGCATGCTGTTGATCATGCTCAGCGTCGACATGCTGCTGGACAACATTCAGAGCGTATTGCATATCCAGCCATGAAAGTTCTCAGCCTTGCCTTGTTCGTCCTCCTGCTCGCCGGCTGCAGCAGCGGCCCGCGCATCGACCACAGCTACACCGCCAGCGGGCAGAGCAGCCGCGTGCAGTACATCGTGTTGCACTACACCTCGACCGATCTGCCGCATTCGCTCGAGTTGCTGACCAAGGAAGAAGTCAGCGCCCACTACCTGATCAACGCCGTGCCGCCGACCATCTACCAGTTGGTCGACGAGAACCGCCGGGCCTGGCATGCCGGGGTCAGCGAATGGCAGGGGCGCACCTGGCTCAACGGTACGACCATCGGCATCGAGCTGATCAACCAGGGCTACTTCGACACGCCCAAGGGCCGTTACTGGCAGCCCTACGCCCAGGCGCAGATCGACGCACTGATCGTGCTGCTCAAGGACATCATGCAGCGCCATCAGCTGCCACCCGGCAGCATCATCGGCCACAGCGATATCGCGCCGCAGCGCAAGGTCGATCCGGGCCCGCTGTTTCCCTGGAAGCAACTGGCCGATGCAGGGCTGATGCCCTGGCCGAACGCCGAGGTGGTGGCTCGCCAGCAGGCGGTGTTCAGCAGCAGCCTGCCGAGCGTGGCCTGGTTCCAGCAGCAGTTGGCGGAACAGGGCTATGAGGTGCCGAGCACTGGCGTGCTGGATGAAGCTACCCGCAACGTGATTCGCGCCTTCCAGATGAAGTACCGCCAGGCGCTGTACGACGGGCAGCCAGATGCCGAAACCGCAGCCCTGCTGCTGGAAGTCAATCGCCTGGCCAAGGGGTGAGGCTCTTGGAACCTGTTCATGATCTGTCAGACCAGATTCGTCGATTTTGGCAGCTAAGCGGTGGGAACGGACGTAAGACCTCTATTTGTGCGAGCGGGCCATGCCCGCGAAAAGCCGATTCCCATGATGGGTTCGCCAGCATTACCGAGTTGCCTATGTGCTCGGTTCCGCTCTGACGAGCGGGTTACTTTTGGCATTGCCCCAAAAGTAACCAAAAGGTCTAGCCCCGACATCCGGCCCCAGCTGCGCTGGGGTTCCCTCGTTGCATCGTCGTTCCGGGGGCCGGCCTGGAAGGGCCATCCCTGGCCCATCAGGCCTCTCGCCGCATCCATGCGGCTCGTCCCCCTACACAACGATTCCACTCGGCCTCCTGAAGGGGCGATTGGTGTCGTCTGTTATTGCTATGCAGGAGAAGCATCAAAGAGCCAAAGCGGCGAACGGCCGCTTCTGCCTTGTAGTTGCCGCTTCATGTGCATAAAGATTGTGAACAACCCTACAGGGGCAGGGCGAGGTGGAAGCGCGCGCCCTGGCCCGGCTGGGATTCGGCGCCGATGCGCCCGCCGTGCAGCTGGACGATTTCCTTGCACAGCGCCAGGCCGAGGCCGGCGCCGCCTTTCTTGTGGCCGATCTGCACGAACGGCTCGAACAGGCGGGCCTGCTGGCCGTAGGCGATACCTTCGCCTTGATCCTCGACGCTGATCAGCAGGCGTTCGTCCTGGCGCTGGGCGGACAGCCGCAGGGTGCCACCTTCCGGGCTGTGGCGCAGGGCATTGTCGATCAGGTGATCGAGCACCCGCTCGATCTGCGCCCGATCCAGGTGGGTTCGCGGCAAGGCATCACCGACGTCCAGTTGCATGTGGATCTTGCGGGCCTGGGCCTTGCCGCGGTGGCGCCTGGCTGCGTTCTCGAGCAGCTCCGGGATGTCGCAGGGCGCCCGCTCGAGTTTCTGCACGCCGCTCTGGTAGCGCGAGAAATTCAGCAGGTCCTCGATCAGGTGCACCAGCCGTTCCATCTCCTCCTCGACGATGCGCACCAGGTCGGCCTCGCGGGATTTCTCGGCGAACTTGCTGCGTTCACGCAGTAAACCAAAGGCCATGTGCATGCCGGTCACCGGCGTGCGCAGTTCATGGGAGGCGCGCAGCACGAACTCGTTGCGCGCCCGCTCGAAGGCGCGCTGCTCGGTCACGTCATGCAGCACCATCACCGCGCCCAGGATATGCCCCTGGCTGTGGCTCACCGGCGTCAGGCTGTAGTTGAGCAGGCGCGTCTCGCCATTGGCCTCGACCTGCAAGTCCGCCAGGCGCTGCTCCAGGTTGTGCCCCTGCAGTACGTGCTGCAGTTGCTCGTCCAGCTCGGGGCGGCCCAGGGCCTGGCTGGGACGCTGGCCGAGCGGCTGATCGTCCCAGCCCAGCTGGCGCTGGGCCACCGGGTTGAAATGCTCGAGCAGGCCGTCACGGCCGAAGATCAGCAGGCCGTCGTCGATGCTGTCGAGCACCGCCTGCAGGCGCCGTTGCTCGGACATCAGTGCTTCGACGTTGCTGCTCTTGAGCTGGCGCAGGCTCTCGGCCATCAGGCCGAAGCGGCGGCTCAGCGCCGACAGTTCGGCAACCGGGGTGATCGGCAGAGTGACCTGGAAGTCGCCACGGCCGATCTGGTCGGCGGCCCGGGCCAGGGCGTCGATCGGCTGGCCGACCCGGCGGGCAATGGTGTGCGCGGTGATGAAGCCGATCACCAGCACCGCCAGACCGACCAGGCCCAGCAGCCCGGCGATCAGCCAGGCACGTTCGTGGGACTGCGCCTCCGCCTCCTTGACGGTGGACACGTAGTGAACCTGCAGGGAGTTGAGGCGGTCACGGACGGTTTCGATGGTCTTGGCGAAGTCGTCGTTGGTGAGCAACTCGTGACGGACCGTCATCGGGTCTTCGAGCAGGGTGCTGAACTTCTGGTAGGCCGTCTGGATCTCCACGATCGCCCGGCGGTCACTCTCGGTCATGCTGCCTTTCAGGCTGTCATCGAGCCAGCGGCGGATGCGCTGGTCGGAGTCCTGCAGGCTCTGCACGGTGCGCTCGTCGAAGTCTTCGCTGAGCATCAGGAACAACTGCCGGCCCAGCTCCTGGCGCAGATCCAGGCTGGTGCTGATGACCTCCAGGTTGTGGGCCAGCGAGCGACTCTGCGACTGGGTCAGCTGCAGCACGCTGAAGATGCCCAGGCTCAGCCCCAGCAAGGCCACGGTAAGCAGCGCACTGGTGCTGAGAAACAGCTTGCTGCGCAGCTTCATAGGCCGAGCTGCTTGCGTTTGCGATACAGGGTCGAGGCATCGATGCCCAGGGTCTTGGCCGCCTGGTCCAGGGTGTCGCTGTTGGCCAGCACGGCGGCGATATGGGCTTTTTCCAGCTCCTCGAGGCTCAGGTCGGCACCCACCCGTGGCGCGCTGTTGGCGGCTGGCGCGCTCATGCCCAGGTGGGCGACTTCCACCCACTCGCCCGGGCAGATGATGCTGGCGCGCTCGATCACGTTACGCAGCTCGCGGATGTTGCCGGGCCACTGGTAGGCGAGCAACGCCTTGACGGCGTCTTCGCTGAAGCCCCGCGCCGGGCGGGCATAGTCCTTGACGAAGCGGGCCAGAAAGCGGTCGGCGAGGGTCAGGATGTCGTCGGCTCGTTCGCGCAGCGGCGGCAGGGTCAGGGTGATGACATTGAGGCGGTACAGCAGGTCCTCGCGGAAGTGACCTTCCTTGACCATCTCGTTGAGGTCACGGTTGGTGGCGGCGAGGATGCGCACGTCGGCGTGGCGGGTCACCGGGTCACCGACCCGTTCGTATTCCTTGTCCTGAATGAAGCGCAGCAGCTTGGGCTGCAGGGTCAGCGGGAAGTCGCCGATCTCGTCGAGGAACAGGGTGCCGCCGTCGGCCTGGTTGACGCGGCCCAGGGTGCTTTCGCTGGCGCCGGTGAACGCGCCGCGGCTGTGGCCGAACAGCTCGCTTTCCATCAGCTCGGCGGTCAGCGACGGGCAGTTGATGGTTACGCAGGACTTCTTGGCGCGGCGGCTCCAGCCGTGGATGGCGCGCGCCAACTCGCCCTTGCCGGTGCCCGACTCGCCAAGGATGAGGATATTGGCGTCGGTGGCGGCCACCTGCCGGGCGGTCTCCAGAATCGCCATCATCGCCGGGCTGTGCGAGTCGATGCCATCGCTGGGCTTGCGCACTTCGCCTTCCAGCGCTTCGAGGCGTGCGGACAGCTGGCGCACTTCCAGTTGCTTGGCCGCGGCCAGGCGCAACTGATCGGGGCTGCACGGTTTGACCAGGTAATCGGCGGCGCCGGCCTGCATGGCGTCCACCGCACTGTCGATGGCCGAGTGTGCGGTGACGATCACCACCCGCATCCAGGGCGCCTGGATACGCATCTGGGCGAGCACGTCCAGGCCATTTTCATCCCCCAGGCGCAAATCGAGAAAGCACATGTCGAATACCTGGCGCTGCAGCAGCGATTCGGTTTGCGCGGCGCTGTTGGCGGTAGTGACCTGGTAGCCCTCGTCCTCCAGGCAATAGCGGAAGGTACGCAGGATAGCCGCTTCGTCGTCGACCAATAGGATGCGTCCGCTCTGACCTGTTGCTTCCATTTACGTGCTCCATGGGGTGAATGGCAGAGATTATCTGGAAATCTTCGTGCAAGTTGCACGGCTAGTATGACGCGATCTTGCATCGTGCAAGCGGTCATTAGCCAGGCATTGGATTTAACCAGCTGATTTTAGTTGGTTTTTATTTTTACAGGTGGCTGGCATAGCCCTTGCGACTTTCCTCGGTCCGCTTGCGAGCGGCTTTTTTGGCAAAGAAGGAGGCGTTACATGCTGTTGAGACAAACCACGTTGGCCATGGCCGTTACCGGTCTGATCACCCTGGCTCCGCTGGTGCAGGCAGCCGAAGGCGATCTCTCGCGGCAATTGAGCGATGCCCGCCAGCAGGGGGCCATCGACACCGCATTCGCGCTTAATCGGCATCTCGACCCGTTCGATATCGAGGTGGCCGTGGAGGATGGCATCGCCACCTTGACGGGAGTCGTGGAGAACACCGCCGAGCAGGAACTGGCCAGTGAGCTGGCAGGCAGCATCGAAGGTGTTCGCGAGGTCGACAACCAGTTGCAGATCGATCCCGACCTGGCCCCGCCGGTGCTCGAAGAACAGGCCCGGATCGTCACCGAAAAGACCCTGGCCCAACGCTTCGACGATGCGACCCTGGCCGCGACGGTGAAGTCCAAGCTGCTGTGGAACAGCAACACCGAAGGGCTCGACATCCAGGTGCGCGCGGAAAATGGCGTGGTCAGCCTCGGTGGCAATGCCGGTACGCCAGCCGCCAAGGAGCTGGCCGGGGAGCTGGTCACCAACACCGAAGGCGTGCGCGAGGTACACAACCACCTGAGCATCAACACGGCCGACAGCGCCACCGCCGAAGCGCAGAACGCCGCCAACGATGCAGCGGCCTCGATCAGTGATACCTGGATCACCAACAAGGTGAAGGCCAGCTTCCTCTATAGCCGCAACCTCGACGCCCTGAACATCAAGGTCGATACCCGCGAGGGCTTCGTCAGTCTCAGCGGCACGGTGCTCAGCAATGCCGAGAAGCGCCTGGCGGTGGAGACCGCACGCAGTATCCGTGGCGTGCGTGGCGTCGATGCCGACGCCCTGCGGATCGCCAGCTAATTCCGTTACAGCCAGGCAGGCCGTCCGGCCTGCCGCTTCCGGCAGCGTCGCTGGCGCTGCCAACCTCTTCAGGAGACCTGCCATGAGCTACAAGACCGAGCAACTGAACGAACTGATCGCCATCATCCGCGACGGCCAGCGCTTCTACGAGCACGCCCATGACGAGATCAAGGACCAACGGCTGCAGGCCCTGTTCCGCGACATGGCCCAGGCCAAGCATCAGGTGATCCAGGCGCTTGCGGTCAAGGTTGCGGCCAACCATGAAGAGCCCACCAGCAGCGCAACCCTGGTGGGCAAGCTGCGTCAGGCTTATGCCGATGCCCGTGCCACGCTCTCGAGTGACGAGGAGGCGGCTTACGTCGCGCAACTGGAAGAGGCCGAAGACCGCATCCTCGAGGCCTTCGAAGACGCCATGGAAACCGCGCAGCCCGACGTTCGCGCGCTACTTGCCGTGGAAATGCCCAAGGTACGGGCCTGTCACCAACGTATGCGCGAACTCAAGAACGCCTGACAGCGCTGTCTGCGGCGTCGTGCAGAACGCCCGAGCCGCAGGCGGTCATCGTGCAGGATGCCAATGATGGCATTTCTTTTACATATTATAAGTTATTGATTTAAAAGGATTTTATTTTTTCAGAAAGCTGGCACGCAGGCTGCAATTATCTCCTCATGAACTGAACGCCAAGCCGTTCGACAACGATCTTGAGGAGCCCAGCATG harbors:
- the pstA gene encoding phosphate ABC transporter permease PstA; protein product: MSVKQNNLKSWFKSGSPWIWMNAGAVSIAIVMVIGLLAVIAVRGLAHFWPADIVEGNYLIPGQAATVMAGEVVQKEEIPRARLASAGLPVNVDGGEFMTRELLKVGNRDFYGADFSWVVGEWLTDLRKPRDMTAFERREWGNFYGYVVNVKEEGRLVAEGEAAWPELQKRLERVEKLHGEIVKLEKRDIGRINAGLERVRLQTRRLELDGNLTEAAQADLAAERARWDAEYKVLEQELNARHQQFNRDSVTVRSAEGREQEISLGKVVRAYRPNAMTTLDKLGFYGSKLWEFVSDDPREANTEGGIFPAIFGTIMMTLIMAVIVTPFGVVAAIYLREYAKQGPLTRVIRIAVNNLAGVPAIVYGVFGLGFFVYVLGGSIDRLFFPEAAPAPTFGTPGLLWASLTLALLAVPVVIVATEEGLSRIPRALREGSLALGATKVETLWRVVLPMASPAMMTGLILAVARAAGEVAPLMLVGVVKLAPSLPVDGNYPYLHLDQKIMHLGFHIFDVGFQSPNVEAARPLVYATALLLVLVIAILNLTAIYLRNRLREKYKALDH
- the pstB gene encoding phosphate ABC transporter ATP-binding protein PstB; translation: MQHETATHGIDLAALGRDKQSLDLTKETTAIEVPGLNLFYGDKQALYDVKMNIPKQRVTAFIGPSGCGKSTLLRTFNRMNDLVDGCRVEGEINIDGRNIYRKGEDVAELRRRVGMVFQKPNPFPKSIYENVVYGLRIQGINQKRVLDEAVEWGLKSAALWDEVKDRLHDSALGLSGGQQQRLVIARTVAVQPEVLLLDEPCSALDPISTLKVEELIYELKSKYTIVIVTHNMQQAARVSDYTAFMYMGKLIEFGDTDALFTNPAKKQTEDYITGRYG
- the phoU gene encoding phosphate signaling complex protein PhoU, which encodes MINKDSLTHHISQQFNAELEEVRSHLLAMGGLVEKQVNDAVTSLIEADSGLAQQVREIDDQINQMERNIDEECVRILARRQPAASDLRLIISISKSVIDLERIGDEATKIAKRAILLTEEGESPRGYVEVRHIGDQVRRMVQEALDAFARFDADLALSVAQYDKTVDREYKTALRELVTYMMEDPRSISRVLNVIWALRSLERIGDHARNIAELVIYLVRGTDVKHIGLTRMQEEVQGGAKQ
- a CDS encoding response regulator, producing the protein MSKVSVLVVDDATFIRDLVKKGLRDNLPGIQIEEAVNGRKAQQILGRNPIDLILCDWEMPEMSGLELLQWCREQESLKGVPFIMVTSRGDKENVVQAIQAGVSDFIGKPFSNEQLITKVKKALQRAGKLAALMSAAPPKMLSTGAFANDSLAALTGGKSEVVRPAAPTPAAAFAPSPAAAPAKAAAVPAGRGQGQLRLPGGMMACVVKALSLKEALLVVKRGELLPQVLESAVLDLEQGEASEVARLNGYLHSVAAFEPKPDSEWLQVVFRFVDRDPQKMDYLSRLIARGTAQKHFSPGA
- a CDS encoding DASH family cryptochrome — encoded protein: MRALLWFKQDLRLDDHPALQAALASNCLLPLYVLDPALLQFDQFGSRRIGVHRARFLLESLTALDSALRQRGSKLLVATGKPEEVITQLVGQFDIRQVLTLDEIAPQERAVLARVRDSLGSVPLRTAQGNGLFSEAELPCPLDQLPQVYSQFRALIDARQYVFQPQAAPDQLPPLPEGLDTHAYALPTQSQLGLGDALSVVPSAFPFSGGETAALARLRDYLWDSQNVRTYKDTRNGMIGSEYSSKFSPWLANGSLSPRRTAAELRRHESLYGANESTYWLWLELLWREFFRCTLQRYGQALFEAGGLKATERAPQQIDERFEHWTQGRTGMPLVDANMRELIATGYMSNRGRQVVASYLVSDLQQDWRHGAAWFEEHLIDYDPASNWGNWAYLAGVGSDPRLKRTFNALKQARQYDPKGEYVSLWLPELRQLPKHQRHTPFLLQAQQLDAINYPRLERIPDAWQRHLNEVA
- a CDS encoding MarC family protein, encoding MDIFSIAVLLFLVTDPFGNIAIFIAALKNVAPERRLWVAARELLFALALLLLFLTFGDKVLSALGLSREATAIAGGIILFVIAMRLIFPSPQGVLGDVPDGEPMLVPLATPAVAGPSALAVLMTLRNTHEGALWELYLALIMAWAATAFILLQASFLQRFLGPRGLTAVERLMGMLLIMLSVDMLLDNIQSVLHIQP